In Apostichopus japonicus isolate 1M-3 chromosome 3, ASM3797524v1, whole genome shotgun sequence, a single genomic region encodes these proteins:
- the LOC139963247 gene encoding bactericidal permeability-increasing protein-like — protein sequence MEVLTQTRKIVCLLVTLVGIGAVTLSTQPGFEARITQNGLNFLRDVGVAILKQKITSLTIPDQSGKASSPIGHIKYELKGMRVTSFDIPSSTITTKPGVGLTVSLKGVSLSVHGDWKYKYHFVSDHGSFDLSVSAVDASVTIHVGVDQGGRPTVSSSDADCYLNAGRVSIKLHHGASWLYNLFRDDFAHSIQKSMNKEVCTAIVKEINEDLEQEVSTLKVNIPFNDVAEIDYSLVAPPVFNTSINTAHKGEVYDINHHSEAPGPIPAIPSDPEDSRMFYMWITDYLANSAGYVLHNTGFLTYNVTQDNLPTGKISLNTSEFPIANFLPEITKQYPGRLMQINLNTTSPPYINTLAHETNGTIEGDIAAYVVQPDNSLTYLFTLGVNLSLGVTVSINKTNLVWNATYGSADLSIVSSAMKDLPLKQLQGLFPLVCKAGLIPALNRKGESGIPLPSVDGYTFKSSSITYGEGFMKISTDLAQEEHKLRFKPLYK from the exons ATGGAGGTACTTACTCAAACCAGGAAAATAGTGTGTCTTCTAGTGACATTGGTTGGAATCGGTGCTGTGACACTCTCTACGCAACCGGGATTCGAGGCTCGTATCACACAAAATGGACTCAATTTCT TGCGTGACGTTGGAGTTGCAATTCTGAAGCAGAAGATCACCTCTTTAACCATACCAGATCAGTCAGGAAAGGCGAGCTCTCCCATTGGTCACATTAAATATGAGTTGAAAGG AATGCGAGTGACTTCATTTGACATACCATCCTCAACAATAACTACTAAACCTGGTGTAGGGCTAACTGTCTCTCTTAAAGGTGTTAGTTTATCCGTCCATGGAGATTGGAAGTATAAATACCACTT TGTCTCGGATCATGGTTCATTCGATCTGTCGGTCAGTGCAGTAGACGCGTCCGTTACTATCCACGTAG GTGTTGACCAAGGAGGGCGTCCTACTGTATCCAGCTCTGATGCAGATTGTTACTTAAACGCTGGTCGAGTTTCCATTAAACTTCACCATGGTGCAAG TTGGCTTTACAACCTATTCAGAGACGATTTTGCTCATAGTATCCAGAAATCAATGAACAAGGAG GTATGCACGGCCATAGTGAAAGAAATAAACGAAGATCTGGAGCAGGAAGTCAGCACACTGAAAG TGAATATCCCATTCAACGACGTAGCAGAGATTGATTACTCACTGGTTGCGCCACCAGTATTCAACACATCCATTAATACAGCTCATAAG GGAGAAGTGTATGATATCAATCACCATTCTGAAGCTCCTGGTCCGATCCCAGCTATTCCTTCGGATCCCGAAGATTCCCGAATGTTTTATATGTGGATTACCGATTACCTCGCCAATAGCGCTGGTTATGTACTACACAACACCGGTTTCCTCACCTATAACGTTACGCAGGATAAT CTACCAACTGGAAAAATTAGTCTCAACACATCCGAATTTCCCATTGCTAATTTTCTCCCAGAG ATCACCAAGCAGTATCCGGGTAGACTGATGCAAATCAACTTAAATACGACATCCCCACCGTACATCAATACTTTAGCACATGAAACTAATGGTACAATAGAGGGCGATATCGCTGCTTACGTTGTACAGCCTGACAATTCCCTTACGTACCTGTTTACCCTCGGAGTG aaCCTTTCCCTCGGTGTTACAGTGAGCATCAACAAAACGAATCTTGTGTGGAATGCAACTTATGGCAG TGCGGATTTATCTATTGTGTCCTCGGCTATGAAAGACTTGCCA TTGAAGCAACTTCAGGGTTTATTCCCCTTGGTCTGCAAAGCTGGATTGATACCAGCACTGAACC GTAAAGGTGAAAGCGGAATTCCTCTTCCGAGCGTCGATGGGTATACATTTAAAAGTTCTTCCATCACTTACGGAGAG GGTTTCATGAAGATAAGCACCGATCTTGCTCAGGAAGAACATAAGCTACGTTTTAAACCACTGTACAAATAA